Proteins found in one bacterium genomic segment:
- a CDS encoding antitoxin, whose protein sequence is MNKHTLVSEEKALLESFDRGEWRPVKNKASEITRLQKFAHNTLVKNKRINIRLAERDLVGIQTRAVEEGMPYQTLISSILHKYLSGRLIERKTA, encoded by the coding sequence TAGTTTCTGAAGAGAAGGCACTGTTGGAGAGTTTTGACCGGGGCGAATGGAGGCCAGTGAAAAACAAGGCGTCCGAGATCACCCGTTTACAGAAGTTTGCCCACAACACGCTGGTGAAGAATAAACGCATCAACATCCGTTTGGCCGAACGGGATCTGGTCGGCATTCAAACCAGGGCTGTCGAGGAAGGCATGCCTTATCAGACACTCATCTCCAGCATTCTTCACAAATACCTGTCCGGCCGTTTGATCGAAAGAAAAACAGCCTAA